TGCCTCATGAAGCTCTCAGCAACAGAACGGCTGCCTGTACAGGACCTGCTCAACCAGAAGGCATTGACGGTGATGCCCCTCGAAACCTACGCGAGTGAGCTGTCGGAGGTGCCGCACTGCCACGACGCCTATATGGTTATGTATGTGCAGGAGACCAGGGGCGGCGACCACCTGATTGATTTTCTGCGCTATCCCCTGCAGGCCGACCGGGTGTTCCTGCTCCGGCCGGGACAGGCGCACCAGCGGGAGTCGCGCCAGGAAAAGGGCGTGCTCATATCCTTCTCGGAGAGATTCCTGCAGTCGACGGGCATTCGGGCGCACGACGCCTTCGTTATCTTCAGCTCGGTATACCAGCACCCCTACCTCGACCTGAACTACAAGCTGAAAACTGTTTTTGAGGAACTGGTGAGCCTGATGGTAAAGGAACTGCAGGAGCCCGCGCCGGATGAGGCCATTTTGTCGCGGTACCTGTACATTCTGCTGCAGTACCTGCTGCGGGAGTGCCACGTACAAATCGGGAAAATCACACCCGCACGGCACAGCGAGCGCCTCTTCCGCCTCAGCGGCCTGGTGGAGGACCATTACCGGGAGCACCGCAGCATCAGCTTTTACGCCGACGCCCTTGGCATCACGCCCAAGCACCTGAACAGCCTCTGCCGGCAGTACCTGCACACCACCGTGGCCGATATGCAGCACGAGCGGCTTGTGGTGGAGAGCAAGCGCCTGCTTTTCTTCAGCAGCCTGTCTGTAAAAGAGATTGCCTTCCAGTTGGGCTTTGAGGATGCGTCTTATTTTGTCCGCTTCTTCAAGCGAATGACGGGGAGCACGCCGTCGCAGCTGCGCCAGGGAGGTTCCGAAAGTACCGTCCTTGCCGCTGAAAGTCCAGTCGGGTGAGCGCGGCGCTGCCGTAGCTTTGCAGAAATGATTTCGATATGCAGGCTAACAGCAATCTGAAGGCGATAGCACTGGGCTCCGCAGCCTGTGTCTTTTTCAGCTCCACCTATATCCTCAACAGTTTTCTCTCGTCGAGGGGAGGGCACTGGGCCTGGACGACCGGACTGCGCACCACGTTCCTGGTGCTGCTGCTCCTGGCTGTGCTGGCGGCGAAGGGGCAGCTTGGGCAGCTGTTGCGGGTGATGCGGCAGAACCTGCGGGTATGGCTTGTGTGGGGTGGCGTGGCTTTCGGCCTGTCATACATCTTCCTGACCTGTGCGGCCTCCTTCGGCCCCGGGTGGCTGGTGGCAGGCGTGTTCCAATTCACGATAGTGGCCGGCATCCTCCTCTCGCCTTTTCTGTACAAAGACCACCGCGCGAAAGTACCGCTGCGGGCCCTGCTGCTCTCCCTGCTGATAATGGCGGGCATTGCGTGTATGCAGTGGAGCCAGCGGAACGGCAGCTACACCCCGCACCAGCTGTGGTGGTGCATCGGGCTGGTGATGCTGGCGGCGTTTGCCTGGCCCCTCGCTAACCGGAAATTGCTGCTGCACGTGGAAGAGGAAGGCCATTCCCTCAGCGCCATGCAGCGCGTGGCCGGCACGGCTTTGGGCAGCCTCCCGGTACAACTCATGCTGCTGCTGTATGGTTATTTTCAGGTTGGCCTGCCGGGGCAGGGGCAGCTCCTGACGGTGTTTCTTATCTCTTTGAGCTCCGGTGTGGTGGGCTGTATCCTGTTCTTCAAGGCCATGCACCTGGCCCGTTCCAGCGCTGCCTCGCTGGCGGCGGTGGAGGCCACGCAATCTATTGAGATACTGGTCACGGTAATCGGGGAGGTACTGCTCTTGGGTGTCTCCTGGCCCAACTGGCTTGGCAACCTCGGTATGCTGCTTATCATCTGCGGGCTGGTGCTGTACACGGTGCCGTCGCGGCAAAAGGCGCTGCAGGTTACGTAAAGCTTATATAGCTGAACCCAGGCTACTTTAAATAAACGGTTTTCCCCGAAGCCGCTGACGCTTTGGCAGCCTCCAGAATTTCCACGGCCGTAACGTTGAGGGGCAGGCCATACAGGTCGTTCTTTTCAAGCGCCAACTGGCCGCTCACCACCGAAGCTAGGAAAGAAAACGGGTCGGTGTAAGGCGCAGGGCGCGGCTCCAGCATTATTGCCTTTTCCGGTGCCTTTTCTTCCAGCCGCTGGCGCACCGTTGTCGCGTCCACTGCAACGGCGTAACCGTCAGTCCCATATACTTCCATGTCCTTGCGGGAGAAGGGCCAGTTCCAGGAGGCCTGGATGACGCACTGGGCTTTGGGGTACTGCAGGACGATGGTGGCCTCGTCGTCCACTTGCTTATATATGGCGGGCTTGTTCTGGTGGGCTACCGCCGTGACGGAAACAGGTCTTACGCCCTCCATCAGCCAGGTCATCAGGTTGGCCCCATAGCATCCGAAATCCATCAGGGCTCCGGCCCCGTTTTTCATAGGGTCGGTCAGAATCTCCAGGAACTCATCGCTCACCCCAATTTCCTTCGGCCCCTGGTGCCCGTCGTTCACCATCACCTTCCGGACCTCCCCCAGCTTCCCCTCGTCCAGCAGCTTTTTCACGTGCTGGTTGCTGGCGTACCACGACGTCTCAAAGTTAGTCAGCACATGGATGTTGTTTTTCTGGGCGAGCGCCTGTATTTCTTTCGCATCAGCCAGGGTGGTGGCAAGCGGCTTCTCCACCATCACATGGATTTTCCGGGGCGCGCAGGCCCTGACCACCGCAACATGGTCGCTGATGGCGCCGAAGGCAGAGACGGCCTCGGGCTTTGCCTGGTCCAGCATCTTGCCAAGGTCATCGAAGAACAGCTTCTGGTCGAGTTTGTAGCGTTTGACATACCGGGCGGCTAGTTCCTGGTTGGGCTCATATATCCCTACCAGTACGATGTCCTTTTTGCCGGGCCTGTTGAATATCCAGTCTACGTGGCCGTGGCTCAGGCCCGCCACCGCCACCCTTACCGGCGACTGGGCAAAGGCGGGCGTAAGAAATAACATGCCGAGAAGGCTGAAAAGGAGATAATGCATGTGCTGTCGTTTCGGGTTATACCATTAAAGCAAGGTACGCAGAGGCGCTTATACGCTGCTTCTCTCCACAAGGTATAAGATTTGCATGTATGTTAGTATCGAGGCAGCACCAGTTTATATATAAAATGCGTCAGAATGGAAGCAACCAGCAGGAAACCCGGTAACACTATATACATAGCTGACGCACAGAGAGCCTGTTGCCGGAGAAGCGCGCTGTTTGGGCTTATAGGACGCAAACGAAATGCAACTTGCCATAAGTGATTCGGCGGGAAAGATAGATACCCCGTAGTTTGCGATGCTACCGGAAGGGTTTCTGCCCCTGCTTTTGAAAGATGGGAACGAGCCGCTGGAACGGGCGTTATATATACCTGCTCCATTTGCGCAATTGTTAAGTACCCGGGGCTTCTCAGTCCACGGAAAGGAGCCAGGCCTCCGCCTCGGCGTCTTCGTTAAACATCCTGACTTCGAACTCGTTGTCTATCTGCCGGACCAGGTTCTCGATGGTGATCATGGCAAAGATGCTGGAGGGCACCACCTGCGCCAGGTACCGCAGTCCGGCGGCCCGCATCTGGGGAGCCCACTCCTGCTCGGCCCACTCCAGGGCCATGTCCCAGGAGCCGACCACGTTTTTGTTGCTGTTGAGCAGCCTAGTGTAGGGCTTCTCCTTCATCATCTCCAGCAGTTTTGTGCCGCCTTCCTTCACCGTCTCCACCGACTGCACCCCGAACCACTGCGCATATATAAACGCGTTGCCTTCCATTCTCCTGGCAGTGAAAAACACATCGCCATATACCTTTTTTAACGTTACCTGCTCTTCCATTTTTCCGGCTATCCTAAAGCCTTTACGTGAAGCAGCACCATAAAGCTACTCCCTATATAGAGAAACGTGATTAAATAGTATTTGGCTGTGATTATATAGAAAATAAGTTTCATGCAAATGGTTTGGAGCTAGTAGCGGCTGTCTCTGAGAAAGGTATGGGAGTACGTAGTTTATTTCACAAGTAACGGTGCGAGCTACAAGCCTTATCCTATTCCATAACTTTTCACAAACGAAGATTATAGTCATCAATTCTCGGTTTTAATGACAATGCAGGGTCATTTCTGGGATATTTTGATTGCTAGTGGTCGATTATCAACTTCTTTTTCTGAAAGCCTTTTAAACGCAGTTGATTTAAGGTCCTTTTCAGAAAAGATATGGAACAGGATAAGGCTCCAGCGTGGGTGCTATATAATCAATTTTATATGTTGCAAATTCTAAATGTTTTAGTAAATTTAATTAAATGCTAAAATAAACATTATGACCGCTACAATTTCGGATTTATATCAAGAGGAAGTCAGACTAAGACTAAATAATAGTACAATATACTTGAAACTTGTTGAAAATTGCCAAACTGGCAGGGACAATGGATGTCAAGGCTTGCTTAATCTTGTCCATGAAGCGGTACATTATTGTTACCACCGCAGTAAACTTGTACTAAAGTATATGGGTGAGTTTACTTTACATGATGGAGAACATCTGTTTAGGGTACTTCGACTGATGGGGGCATTACTCCCAGACGAAACCTTAAATAAACTTTCTAATCCTGAGCTAGCATTATTAATCTTAACCGCATTTTTTCATGATATAGGTATGTCTCCGTCTGAACAGGATGTTAGAAGTTGGCTTAAGATATGGAATAATGAGCTTCCAACAGCACAAGAACTAGAGGAGCACGAGAAGTATGTACGGTTTAGAAATGGAAAGCTTATACAAGTAAATGATATAAATTATCTAAAGTCACAAGGGAAACATGCACAAGCTGAACTAGTAGAAAAATACTTAATAAGTGAGTATATAAGAATCACCCACGCCAACCGTGTTATAGAAATTTTGGAGAAAGAATGGCTATATAAAATTAGATACAAAGATATTGATCTAACTACTGAACTGGCCTTGTTATGCAAAAGTCATAACGAAGATGCAATCAAATTACTTGATATAGATCATTCCATTGTTGCTGGTCAAGAAACCTTTATTTGTCTTCCTTTTATTGGAGTATTACTACGACTTGCTGATATCTTGGATTTTGATGGTAATAGAACTCCTAAAGTTCTGTTTGCACATCTCGGTGTAAAAGATCCCGTTTCACTTATAGAATGGGCTAAACATAGATCAGTTGAAGCATGGACAATTTCTGGTGAAAAGATAGCATATAATGCTACTTGTAATCACCCTGCCATTGAAGCTTCAATAAGGAAATTCTGCGATTATATTGATTATGAATTATCAGCCTGTACAGGTGTTTTAAACAACCTTCATGATTCAGTGCGAAATCCTTTCCCCAGTTATTATCGCATACCCTTACCGAGCAATGTAGAACGTTCAAAAATCAACGCGAAAAAAGATATTGCTGGTAATCCAATTTATTTGTATCGCGATACAAAATTCACGCTTAATAAGGAGCAAATAATTGACATATTAATGGGTACTAAACTCTATGGGCAGCCTAGTGTTGCTCTAAGGGAATTGATCCAAAATTCAGTAGATGCATGCAAGCTTCGCCAAAAGATGGAAGAAAGCTGGGACAATACTGGTTATATTCCGAAGATTTCAATTAAGTTTTATAAGGAGGGTAATAATACTTTTTTAGAAGTAGATGATAATGGAGTAGGTATGGACCAAGATATTATAGATAAGTTTTACTCAAAGGTTGGTACCTCATATTATACATCAAGTGACTTTTTGGACCTAAAATCCAGTCTTAAGTCCTCTTTCATTCCTACTTCTCGATTTGGTATTGGTATATTATCTTGCTTTATGATTACGGACAGTATTGAAGTAGAGACCAAGAGACTTTACGAAGCTCATAGTTCAGGTGTACCATTATCAGTTACAGTTGTAGGCCAAGAAAGCATTTTCTATATTAAAAACGGTTCAAGAAGGCATCCCGGAACTTCTACAAAGTTGCAACTAAGACAAAATAACCCTTGGGCACATTCACCATCTGGACAGATCTTAAACTTTATTATTCAAACAGTTCCGTTCCCACCATTTGATTTACATATAACTTGCTTTGACAAAAGTTACGTTCACACTGTTCAGTCTCCTAAAGAAATCAAGTTTGATAGCCACCAAGATATGAATTGGTTGCAGAATGATGAAAAAATTAGAGATTTTAGATTAGAATTTGATGGAGAGGAAGGAATAACTGGTGCATGTATTGTTGCAATTCTTGAAGAGAATGAAATGCCAGTCGCAAGTCTGAGCTCCACATCCAAAGAAATTAAAGTTGAGGATGAGCAGTTCCTACTCAAAACTCATTGGAATGTAGAGGTCAATCGTATTTCAAAGAAAGTTCAGACTATTGAATGGGATTCTGCACAAGGAAAAACGGCAGTAAAAGAACTACCAGTTTATTATCGAGAATCTAGATCAAAGTTATCCCTTCATGGGATAGAGATACCAATGTCTATCTTTTCTCATTGGATGGGACAAATTTATCTTCATGCAAAAGTTCATTGGCCAATTAGCGTATTGATAAATATAAATATTGGGGGAAACCGCGACATCAACCTCAATTCAGCTAGAACAGAAATATTAATTGATGAAAAATGGGTCGGCTTTGAGGAAAAGCTTATAGAACTAATTTTGATCGGTATAAGAAAATCTGTGGATCAAAACTATTGGAGGAAGCTAAAAGTGGAATTAAATAATAACCAATTCAAAGCCAATCATCAGAAATTTTTAAATATCATGAATAGGATTTAGTGTTCTAATAGCTATAGTTTCACCCCCCTATTGTTCAGACTTTCCACACCAGCGCGATCTTATAGCTTATGTTATTTCATTATATCCTCAAAGTTTCTCCTCTTGTAAGAATAATGTTACGAGCTAAAAGCTCGCATCAGCAACGGCATATATAAAATATGTTATGCTGGAGAGAAAGAGCTGTTTTATATATTACCCAGTACTAAAAGCCACCCAATTCCGGCCTTTTGTAAAAGAGTTATGGAACAGCATAAGGCTGGGAGCTAGTGCCAGCAGGATTATTATATTACAATAGCCTTACCCCATATCTACTTTCGGAGGCATAAGGCTTGCCAGATCATTTATGGTTACCTCCAGGTTGGCTTGCGCCTGCAAACGAAGCGAAAGTCCGTCCGGCTTCGGAACAAGGTCCTGCACCGTCACTGCGGCTACGGCACCATTCAGTTTTAGCCCTTTCAGTTCAAGGCCCTGCGCCAGTTGGCTGTTCACTTTTTGCAGTTCTGCCGCGATGATGGCTTTCAGGTCAACCCTGGCCTTTTGGATGATCTGGCTGTAGGCCACTTTGTTCACCAGCACCTCCAGCGCCGTGTTGTAAAACCCACTGGAGGTAGCAGACTCCACCGAAAACTGCTGCACATAGAGTTGCTGGGAGGCATTGTCGTAGGCCAGGGCAACCGAGGCGTAGAGCTCAACCTTATCCCGTTTTAGCACCGTACGCAGAATGCTCAGCTGCACCCGCAGCAGCACGTTATATATGCCTCCGCTGCTCCCGGTTATCCCTACATCCAGCACGCGGGCATACGGGTTTTCCGGAGCACCCCCTTCTGATTTTGGGATATATTCACCTACCAACTGCTGCTGCAGCACCCCCTCCAAGGCTGCATAAGTTACTGTGAAAGGAATATCCAATTGTACAGAGTTTTCCATAGGGTCAAGTTTAGGAAGCAGTTCGCAGGCAACAGCCTTTTCATCCAACGAATAAGGCAGGTGGCCGTCGGTGCTCCTGCTGTGCCTTCTGGTTAAAGCTGCTTAAAGATAAGCAATAGTATATATAACCAAGCAGAACAGCCGTCGCCTTTCGGCAACAGCCGTTTTATATATAAGATATATGGCTGCAAATGACACCTGATTCCGCGGTTGGAGTAGTACGAGGTGTCGCCTGAACTGCCACTGACTGATTTCACTGGTTCTGCAATAAGAGCGAAAGTCCGGCAGCCTGCAAAGCCGAGGTTTCCGCAGCGCTATGTCCCGGCGCTCCGCTAATTGTTGTGCGCTAAGGCTTCTTTGCCTTTCCCGGCGCCATTTCATTGTCGCCCAGCTCCTGGCCGAAATCAGGCATGCCCTCCGCAGTCCATTTCAGTACCCTGGCACGGGTGTGGCGGTTGGGGTCGTACAGCGGCTCGCCGTCGATGGCCTTATAGTCGCGGGCATGGTAGAGCATGATGTCGGTCTTGCCATCCTCAGCCACGGTAAAGCTGTTGTGCCCCGGGCCGAAGCGTTTGAGTTTTTCGTTGGAGTAAAAGACGGGCTCGGGCAGCTTGTGCCAGGAGGCAGGGTCGAGCAGGTCGGCATCCGCATCGGCCCAAAGCAAACCCAAAGCGTAGTTGGCGTCGGTGGCGCTGGCCGAGAAGGTGACAAACACTTTCCCGTTGCGGACAAGCACTGCCGGCGCCTCGTTCACATAATGCCCCTGTCTTTCCCACGCATGTTCGGGTACCGAAATCACTACCTGTCTGTCGGCGAGGGTGGTCGGACTGGTCATTTCGGCGATATATAGGCCCGTGTTCACCTCCTTGTCGGATGCACGGTCTACCCATATCATGTAGCGCTGCCCCTTGTGCTCGAACGTGGTGGCATCGAGGGTGAATTCATTCCTATCGCTCACGATCTCCCCTTCCTCTGTCCATTCGCCCTTGGTGGGGTCTTCTGAAGGGTTCGAAAGTGCGTATTTGCGTATCGCCCATTTATCCCCGGCCGATCCGGCTGCAAAGTAGATATACCATTTCCCGTCTATCCTGTGCAGTTCAGGCGCCCAGATGTGGTTGGCCATAGGCCCCTGCTTGTGCTTGCGCCATACCACCACCGGTTGCGCGTCTTTGATGCCATTGATGGTTTTGGACTTGCGGATCTCGATGCGGTCATATTCGGGCACCGTGGCGATAAAACAGTAGGTGCCGTCCTCCGCTTTCCACACATGCGGGTCCGCCCTTTGCAAGGCAATCGGGTTATCGAACTTGTGTTTTTTCAGCTTCTGCGCGTTGGCTGTCATTCCGCTAAAAATAAGCGTCAGCACAAGAAGGAGTTTTAAGATTCTTATAGCGTTCATGTCATTCATACTGGTGGTAAGTAAAAAAGCCTGCTGGGTTCTCGGCCTGATAAAATAAGTGTAAAAAACACTCTTATACAAAAAAACTGCGGGGCAAGGCGAAACCAGGATAGCGGAGGCAGTAGCAGAGCGGTTTAGCCTGTATAGGCTTAGGGGCACAAAGCGCATGGGGCATGCCCACAGACAGGGACAGGATGAGACAGCAAGGCTACTGTATATATAACCAAACAGAACAGCCCTTGCCAAAAGGCAACGGCTGTTCTGTTGATTCATCTAAAATCCGGCTGGCTTAAAAATCGCTGCGGAGCCGGTGCTTTGCACGCCAGTTGTCGTCGTAGTCGTCGCGGTCGCGGCTGAACCAGTCGCCGCCAGGTACGCCATAGCTGCCTTCGTGGTCGTTGTCTCTGCGGTAGCGGTGGGAGCTGCCGTAGTCGTTCCGGGAGGAAGGATAGCTGTCCTGCCGGCCCCTGTCGCTGCCGTAATCATCCATGTTATAGGTACTGTACCCACCGGAGTTGCCATATCCCTCGCGGCTGCTGCTGTACTGACGGCCTCTGTCCCAGTCGTTGCTGTGCCTCTCGCGGTCTTCCCCATACACATTTCGGTTGCTGCTGAACCTGTCGCGGTCGCGGCTGAAATAATCAGAGTAATCCCGATCCCGGTCGCGGTCATTCCACTGGCTCGCGGCGTAATTTCCGTAGCCACGGCTTTCGCGCCTGCGATGCTCCTGGGTAGCGCCCGTGCTGCCCTCGTGGAAGGTGTGCGGTATGTGGTCGTTGCCCTGGAAGCCTCTCTCGCGGAGGTACTCCTGCTCAAACTGATCTGTCAGGTTTCTGGCAGCATGATAATGCTCGTCGTTCCTGCCGTAGCCCTCGTAGGGCCCGTAGAAGTCGCGGTTGTCCCAATTTCTCTCTCGTCTGTCCATAGTTCTGATTTAGGTTTGGTTACAGTTTCACTTCCTTTATAAACGATTTTGAATTTTTCCGGTTTAGTTATGCCTGCATAGGAGGTGCTGCGAGCCCATATAGCCTGTTTTTTGGCAAATAGTTCCTCGTGCCTGCCCTGCTCCACGATGCAGCCCTGCATCAGGTCTTTCAGGCTCGCCTGTATCAGGCTTTCGCACTCGGTGTGCAAGTTGGAGGTGGCTTTTCTATATAGGCTGCTATGTGTTTACGGTATTTAACCCTGTAAATTATTTCCTTTGCCATATAAAATTGATTTAAAATAATCTTTATATAATTCAAACGTATATATTGTATCATTAGGCAGCCAATGTCGCAAATGTAAACTTTGCCTGCATTGCGTAGAGGACCTGAGTCATGAGCATGGCCTTCTTTTACAGACGTCTGATATAGTTAGCTTCCCCATAAACCTTTACCCTAGCTCCCCGGCATTTCTAATACCCAAATGCCCTCCTGCCCCTGTGCCATATCTTCGTATGGCCTTCCCGTGAGCCTTCATGAACATCAACAATTTATATTCACAATTTAAGATCATGAAAAATTTGATACGAATCGCTTGGTTTATTGCCCCGGCACTGCTTGTCATTACCTCCTGCGAACCGGTTGAGGAGGTTACCCCAGCAGGTCCTGATATGTCCACAGAAAATACGCTGAACGCTTCATCACGTCCTATTATATATAAAGTCAAAGAACAGATTGATTTTAGTGAGCAAGAGGCTTACTTTTTCACCGGATGTAACGATGACCTCTTGAAGATTACAGATGGGATCTTGCGCATTAACTATACCATAACAGAACATAAGGATAAAGTCACATTTCAATACCACTCTAATACCTCTAACTTCAGGTTGCTGGACGAAACTATGGGTATGGCATATGTAGGCAGTTGGGTAGATAATTACAAAGAAAGCTTCAATCTCTATAATTTTTACCCCTACACGGTGAAGGAAACAATTAACCTCGTGTTCACAACCCCTGGAAAAGGAAACAACATCAAGATAAAGGCTGACCTTCGCATCAGGATTGATGCAAACGGAAACATCAAAACCTATATAGATAACTATAGAATTGACTGCCAAAAGTAGAAAGTTGGGAAACAGGAAGGTTGCTTTTCCTGAGCATGAACATGCTAAAAGATACAGGTATCGTTATCCGTTCACTACATAATTAGCTTTTAAATCAAGCAACGCACCCTTCATAGAAGGAAAGTCAATATATAAGCCCAACCAAGACGATTTAACTGCTGCCTTTATGATATGGTACCAAAAAGCTTTAAAAATCAGCAACTCTAAACAGGTTCAACATTTGATGCAGATGGGGAAGTAACTATAAAGTTCGAAATTTATAGGGCCGAATGTCAGCAATAAAATAAAAATTTATAGATCAGCCTGACGCATCTTATGCCCATAGGGCTTCAGATACGGCGATATATGCCAGCAGCAACTACAACTATCTTATATCCTCGCCTGGTAGGTATATAACTGGTAATACCTCCCCTGTTTTTCCAGCAGTTCCTCGTGCCTGCCCTGCTCCACGATGCGGCCCTGCTCTATCACCAGTATCTGGTCAGCCTGGCGGATGGTGCTGAGGCGGTGGGCGATCACGAAGGTGGTGCGGCCCTGCATCAGGGTTTTGAGGCTGGCCTGTATCAGGCTCTCGCTCTCGGTGTCGAGGTTGGAGGTAGCCTCGTCCAGTATCAGGATGCGCGGATCGGCCAGGATGGCCCGGGCAATGGCGATGCGCTGCCGCTGCCCCCCCGACAGCTTCACGCCCCGCTCCCCTATCAGCGTGTCCAGCCCCTCCGGGAAGCGGTTCGTGAACTCCTGCACGTGGGCGGCCTGCACGGCCTGCATCAGTTTTTCTTCGGTGGCGTTCGGGCGCGGGAAAAGGATGTTGTTCCGGATGGTGCCCTCAAACAGGAAATCGTCCTGCAGCACCACGCCCAGCTGGCTCCGGTAGCTTTGCAGGCTGATGGTTTGCAGGTCGTGCCCGTCAACCGTAATCATGCCGCTGTCGGGGTTAAGGAAGGAGGCGGCCAGCCCGGCTATCGTGGACTTTCCGGAGCCGGAGGTGCCGACCAGGGCCGTCACAGAACCGGCGGGTGCTTTAAAGCTGATTTCCTTCACCACCTCTTTCCCGGCCTCGTAGGCAAAAGACACCCTGTCGAAAACCACATCACCCTCTATATGCTCCAGCTTCCGGGTGCGGTGGCCGCTGGCATCTTCCAGTGGCATGTTCAGGATTTCCTGGGTGCGGTCGAGCCCGGCAAAGGCCTCGGTAAACTGGCTGCCGATGTTGCTCATCTGCACAATCGGCGCTATCATAAAACCCAGGTAAAGCGTGAAAGCCAGGAAATCCCCGAAGGTGAGGTCGCCCCCCATGATCAGGTAACCGCCGATGCCCATGATACCCGCCGACGCGAGGCCCAGCAGCAAAGTAGCCGCACTCGTCACGAAGCTGGTGGTGACCAGGCTTTCCTTCACATTCTGAAATAGCCGCGTGACGCCTGCCTCAAATGTACTGATCTCCTGCGCCTCCGCATTGAACCCCTTTATCACCCGCACCCCGCCCAGCGTCTCCGTCAGCCTGCCCGTCACCTCGGCGTTGATGACGCCGCGCTCCCGGAAGATGGGCCGTATCTTCCCAAAGGCCTTCAGCGAGATGACCCCGAAAATAGCCACAGGCAGCAGGACAAACAGCGTCATTAGTGGGCTGATGACAATGAGCAGCACCAGGCAGATAAGCGAAGTCAGTACGCCGCCGATCATCTGGGCAAAGCCGGTCCCGACCAGGTTCCGCACGCCTTCCACGTCCGTCATAATCCGGGACACCAGCTCGCCCGTCTTGGTATTGTCGAAGAAGCGGATGGGCAGCTGGATGATATGGCGCTGCACCTTGGCCCGCAGCTGCGAGATGAGGTGCTGCGCCTCCACACTCAGAATCTGGGTCAGGGCATAGGACGTGACCGACTGGATGACGATGGCGGCCGCCACGGCCATGATCAGCCATTTCAGCATGGTCATATCCCCGTTTGGGATCACATCGTCGATCAGGTACTTGCTGGCGCCCGGCAACACCAGCCCGGCCAGGCGGCTGATGATGATCAGCACCAGCCCGATAGCGAGGTACTTCCTGCGGGGCCACACAATGGTTTTGAAAACCTGGCCTACGGTTACGTTCTTTAGTTTTTTAGATTCCGGCATATATATAGGCGATACACTGGTTGCGTGCTGGCAGCCATTTTAAACCTATCCGAAAGGAACAGGAAGACGGTTAATTTCTGTCTAAAATCCCTTGGGATATTTCATGCATCAAATTACCATAAAAAAAGAAACTTCGCCTTCACCTCTTCCTCTTGAGCGTGCATTTCCACTTCAGTCTTTTTATATATAAACAGCCCGACCCCCAGCTAACATCATTGCCTCCTGCTGCACAATAAGCTACAGGAACGCGTATATAGCTTAAGCACAGCTGTATATAGCAATACACCTCATATCCTGCCTTTCTGATGTAAAATGGACACCTCGAAGGAAATCATGTACGACCAGAACAGTATATTGATCGTAGCCATGCTGTTTCTTCTGATTCTGCTGGCGAATGAAGCGGGCTACCGCCTGGGCCACTACCACCAGTCCAGAACCGACGACGATGTGAAGAACCACACCAACACCATACAGGCGGGCACCCTCGGCCTGCTGGCCCTGATACTCGGCTTCACGTTCAACATGGCGCTGCAACGCTACAACAGCCGGAGCCAGGCCGTTATACAGGAGTCGAGCGCAATCAGC
This window of the Pontibacter russatus genome carries:
- a CDS encoding AraC family transcriptional regulator encodes the protein MKLSATERLPVQDLLNQKALTVMPLETYASELSEVPHCHDAYMVMYVQETRGGDHLIDFLRYPLQADRVFLLRPGQAHQRESRQEKGVLISFSERFLQSTGIRAHDAFVIFSSVYQHPYLDLNYKLKTVFEELVSLMVKELQEPAPDEAILSRYLYILLQYLLRECHVQIGKITPARHSERLFRLSGLVEDHYREHRSISFYADALGITPKHLNSLCRQYLHTTVADMQHERLVVESKRLLFFSSLSVKEIAFQLGFEDASYFVRFFKRMTGSTPSQLRQGGSESTVLAAESPVG
- a CDS encoding multidrug resistance efflux transporter family protein, with product MQANSNLKAIALGSAACVFFSSTYILNSFLSSRGGHWAWTTGLRTTFLVLLLLAVLAAKGQLGQLLRVMRQNLRVWLVWGGVAFGLSYIFLTCAASFGPGWLVAGVFQFTIVAGILLSPFLYKDHRAKVPLRALLLSLLIMAGIACMQWSQRNGSYTPHQLWWCIGLVMLAAFAWPLANRKLLLHVEEEGHSLSAMQRVAGTALGSLPVQLMLLLYGYFQVGLPGQGQLLTVFLISLSSGVVGCILFFKAMHLARSSAASLAAVEATQSIEILVTVIGEVLLLGVSWPNWLGNLGMLLIICGLVLYTVPSRQKALQVT
- a CDS encoding Gfo/Idh/MocA family protein, with the translated sequence MHYLLFSLLGMLFLTPAFAQSPVRVAVAGLSHGHVDWIFNRPGKKDIVLVGIYEPNQELAARYVKRYKLDQKLFFDDLGKMLDQAKPEAVSAFGAISDHVAVVRACAPRKIHVMVEKPLATTLADAKEIQALAQKNNIHVLTNFETSWYASNQHVKKLLDEGKLGEVRKVMVNDGHQGPKEIGVSDEFLEILTDPMKNGAGALMDFGCYGANLMTWLMEGVRPVSVTAVAHQNKPAIYKQVDDEATIVLQYPKAQCVIQASWNWPFSRKDMEVYGTDGYAVAVDATTVRQRLEEKAPEKAIMLEPRPAPYTDPFSFLASVVSGQLALEKNDLYGLPLNVTAVEILEAAKASAASGKTVYLK
- a CDS encoding HD domain-containing protein, which produces MTATISDLYQEEVRLRLNNSTIYLKLVENCQTGRDNGCQGLLNLVHEAVHYCYHRSKLVLKYMGEFTLHDGEHLFRVLRLMGALLPDETLNKLSNPELALLILTAFFHDIGMSPSEQDVRSWLKIWNNELPTAQELEEHEKYVRFRNGKLIQVNDINYLKSQGKHAQAELVEKYLISEYIRITHANRVIEILEKEWLYKIRYKDIDLTTELALLCKSHNEDAIKLLDIDHSIVAGQETFICLPFIGVLLRLADILDFDGNRTPKVLFAHLGVKDPVSLIEWAKHRSVEAWTISGEKIAYNATCNHPAIEASIRKFCDYIDYELSACTGVLNNLHDSVRNPFPSYYRIPLPSNVERSKINAKKDIAGNPIYLYRDTKFTLNKEQIIDILMGTKLYGQPSVALRELIQNSVDACKLRQKMEESWDNTGYIPKISIKFYKEGNNTFLEVDDNGVGMDQDIIDKFYSKVGTSYYTSSDFLDLKSSLKSSFIPTSRFGIGILSCFMITDSIEVETKRLYEAHSSGVPLSVTVVGQESIFYIKNGSRRHPGTSTKLQLRQNNPWAHSPSGQILNFIIQTVPFPPFDLHITCFDKSYVHTVQSPKEIKFDSHQDMNWLQNDEKIRDFRLEFDGEEGITGACIVAILEENEMPVASLSSTSKEIKVEDEQFLLKTHWNVEVNRISKKVQTIEWDSAQGKTAVKELPVYYRESRSKLSLHGIEIPMSIFSHWMGQIYLHAKVHWPISVLININIGGNRDINLNSARTEILIDEKWVGFEEKLIELILIGIRKSVDQNYWRKLKVELNNNQFKANHQKFLNIMNRI
- a CDS encoding DUF4403 family protein, giving the protein MDEKAVACELLPKLDPMENSVQLDIPFTVTYAALEGVLQQQLVGEYIPKSEGGAPENPYARVLDVGITGSSGGIYNVLLRVQLSILRTVLKRDKVELYASVALAYDNASQQLYVQQFSVESATSSGFYNTALEVLVNKVAYSQIIQKARVDLKAIIAAELQKVNSQLAQGLELKGLKLNGAVAAVTVQDLVPKPDGLSLRLQAQANLEVTINDLASLMPPKVDMG